From one Pagrus major chromosome 21, Pma_NU_1.0 genomic stretch:
- the gpr160 gene encoding probable G-protein coupled receptor 160: MNVSIPSILLGLGGKCLLNWTLVFLQRKHICKTFLGVFGVSLAIVDTTLTVCVTTVHTHTDGYVLLLGSKLTRYHVCLLVQIVGQVYSALQWPVVVLAGLDHFCTVTLRLQPTTAMARWFVWVLVTAFLWHLTALYVFLLSDFTPVMEDVPHHQIQQCLVFHTSQILQVAMLLLLTLGCVALHAGCSARLFKNSPMNDQITDRSRAHTRRSVVHQAVHVFLNTWATFLVFLAVLFLPPMGVPAYLGLNAAWLCFLNSLLIAVVLCVVCPASQLAQGLAAVPPDSFCEWRFKFSLAAEDKT, translated from the coding sequence ATGAATGtctccatcccctccatcctGCTCGGTCTGGGAGGAAAATGTCTGCTTAACTGGACACTCGTGTTTCTCCAGAGAAAACACATCTGCAAAACCTTCCTGGGAGTCTTCGGCGTTTCCCTCGCCATTGTTGACACAACTCTGACCGTCTGTGTCACCACCGTTCACACCCACACTGATGGATATGTTCTCCTGCTGGGCTCGAAGCTGACCAGATATCATGTATGTTTGCTGGTTCAAATCGTCGGACAGGTCTACAGCGCTCTGCAGTGGCCTGTTGTAGTCTTAGCTGGTTTGGACCATTTCTGCACTGTCACTCTGAGGTTGCAGCCCACAACTGCCATGGCCAGATGGTTTGTGTGGGTACTTGTGACCGCCTTCTTGTGGCACCTCACTGCTCTCTACGTCTTCCTGCTGTCTGACTTCACTCCTGTCATGGAGGATGTTCCTCACCACCAGATTCAGCAGTGCCTTGTCTTCCACACCTCTCAGATCCTGCAGGTTGCCATGTTGCTCCTCCTGACTCTGGGCTGTGTGGCACTGCATGCTGGATGCAGCGCACGATTATTTAAAAACTCTCCTATGAACGACCAAATTACAGACCGGAGTAGAGCTCACACAAGAAGAAGTGTTGTCCACCAAGCCGTGCATGTATTTCTTAACACATGGGCCACGTTCCTGGTTTTCCTGGCCGTGCTCTTTCTCCCACCTATGGGAGTACCTGCGTACCTGGGTCTGAACGCTGCCTGGCTCTGCTTCCTCAACAGTCTTCTGATAGCAGTCGTATTATGTGTAGTCTGTCCAGCCTCGCAGCTAGCACAGGGCCTGGCAGCAGTTCCTCCCGACAGCTTCTGTGAGTGGAGATTTAAATTTAGCTTGGCTGCAGAGGACAAAACATGA
- the nadkb gene encoding NAD kinase b — MENSETSPSSGPLSVAERGMARPSAPSGQLSESARPFKHREHPSKSPRRRRKGTRSQRRGGGHEQLLWEMERRRLPGQHEHLEPSGSASDTAESCPKRRAHFLHGPYPETHFGPKACILPNPTSVMHIQDPASQRLTWNKPPVNVLVIRKIRDESLVEPFKELCRFLVEEKLMMVYVERRVVDDATLSKDEAFGSIRNQLCTFREGYDDISDCIDLIICLGGDGTLLYASSLFQGSVPPVMAFHLGSLGFLTPFKFESYKTEVAKVFEGNAAITLRSRLKVKVVKDMLQREGQQPYSRETTQQHQQQEHNGIVPHGHTNSEAGKVTLQLQVLNEVVVDRGPSSYLSNVDLYLDGRLITSVQGDGVIVSTPTGSTAYAAAAGASMIHPNVPAIMVTPICPHSLSFRPIVVPAGVELMITLSPDARNTAWVSFDGRKRQEIQYGDCIKITTSCYPVPSICCHDLVYDWFESLAQCLHWNVRKRQARLADVSDSSDTEN, encoded by the exons ATGGAGAATTCAGAGACCAGTCCATCCTCTGGCCCACTGTCAGTGGCAGAGAGAGGCATGGCGCGACCCTCAGCACCCTCTGGTCAGCTGTCAGAGTCAGCCAGGCCCTTCAAGCACCGGGAGCACCCGTCCAAGTCACCAAGGAGACGGCGGAAGGGGACGAGGTCGCAGCGACGGGGGGGTGGTCATGAACAGCTGCTGTGGGAGATGGAGCGGCGGAGGTTGCCAGGCCAACACGAACACTTGGAGCCCTCTGGCTCAGCGAGCGACACAGCGGAAAGCTGTCCTAAGAG GAGAGCCCACTTTCTACATGGACCGTATCCAGAAACTCACTTCGGACCCAAAGCCTGTATTCTTCCCAACCCAACTTCAGTCAT gcacATCCAGGACCCAGCCAGCCAGCGTCTCACCTGGAATAAACCACCTGTTAACGTGCTGGTCATCAGGAAAATCAGAGACGAGAGCCTCGTCGAGCCTTTCAAGGAGCTCTGCAGGTTTCTAGTAGAG gaGAAGCTGATGATGGTGTATGTGGAGCGCAGGGTGGTAGATGATGCTACGCTGTCAAAGGACGAGGCATTCGGCTCCATCCGTAATCAGCTCTGCACCTTCAGAGAGG GTTATGATGATATCTCTGACTGCATAGACCTGATCATCTGTCTGGGTGGAGACGGGACCCTGCTCTAcgcctcctctctcttccaG GGCAGCGTTCCTCCGGTTATGGCATTTCACCTCGGCTCCCTGGGTTTCCTGACGCCCTTCAAATTTGAGTCATACAAGACTGAAGTGGCCAAAGTGTTTGAAG gcaaTGCAGCCATCACCCTGCGCAGTCGTCTGAAGGTGAAGGTGGTGAAGGACATGCTTCAGAGAGAAGGTCAGCAGCCGTACAGCCGAGAGACAacacagcagcaccagcagcaggaaCACAATGGAATTGTTCCTCATGGACACACCAACAGTGAGGCCGGCAAGGTCACCCTGCAGCTCCAG gtGTTGAATGAGGTGGTGGTGGACCGAGGCCCGTCCTCCTACCTTTCCAATGTAGACTTGTACCTTGATGGACGACTCATCACCTCAGTGCAGGGAGACG gtGTGATTGTCTCGACACCCACGGGCAGCACAGCGTACGCAGCCGCAGCAGGAGCCTCCATGATCCACCCCAACGTACCCGCCATCATGGTCACACCCATCTGTCCACACTCGCTCTCCTTCAGGCCCATCGTCGTCCCTGCCGGGGTGGAGCTCATG ATCACCTTGTCCCCTGATGCCAGGAACACCGCCTGGGTGTCGTTTGACGGCAGGAAGAGACAAGAGATCCAGTATGGAGACTG CATCAAGATCACTACATCCTGTTACCCAGTGCCCTCCATCTGTTGCCACGACCTGGTGTACGACTGGTTTGAAAGCCTGGCTCAGTGTTTGCACTGGAACGTGCGCAAGAGGCAGGCGCGACTGGCAGACGTCTCGGACTCGTCGGACACAGAGAACTGA
- the sec62 gene encoding translocation protein SEC62 produces the protein MAERRRHKKRIQEVSEPTKEEKAVAKYLRFNCPTKSTNMMGHRVDYFIASKAVDCLLDSKWAKAKKGEEALFTTRESVVDYCNRLLKKQFFHRALKVMKKKPEKDTKKEKEKEKEKEKEKEKEKEKEKAKGDSSKEEEKKGKKEKEKKKELEAAETKKEKSDDSPGTPKKKKEVKKKFKLEPHEDQLFLDGNEVYVWIYDPVHFKTFAMGLILVIAVIAATLFPLWPAEMRVGVYYLSVAAGCFVASILLLAVARCILFLIIWLVTGGRHHFWFLPNLTADVGFIDSFRPLYTHEYKGPRTSSKKGSDKTDDKDSGSSSKAQKSDSDEKSDSEKKDGDEEDEEEEEESKEAAPEESKEAEGEGTDRHSDTDSDRREDEGSQHSNGNDFEMITREELEQHTEEEEEEEEEEEEDEDEETQEERKEGGGSETKPQTAET, from the exons GAGGTGAGCGAGCCCACCAAGGAGGAGAAGGCGGTGGCCAAGTACCTCAGATTCAATTGCCCCACCAAGTCCACGAACATGATGGGACACCGAGTCGACTACTTTATTG CCTCCAAGGCAGTGGACTGTCTGCTGGACTCCAAGTGGGCCAAGGCTAAGAAGGGAGAGGAGGCACTGTTCACCACCAGAGAGTCTGTGGTGGATTACTGCAACAG ACTCCTAAAGAAGCAATTCTTCCACCGGGCTCTCAAAGTGATGAAGAAAAAACCAGAGAAAGACAccaagaaagagaaggagaaggaaaaggagaaggaaaaggagaaagagaaagagaaggagaaggagaaagcgAAGGGAGACAGcagcaaagaggaggagaaaaaagggaagaaggagaaagagaagaagaaagagttgGAGGCTGCTGAAACCAAGAAAGAGAAGAGC GATGACAGTCCTGGAACccccaagaagaagaaggaggtgaagaagaagtTTAAGCTGGAGCCTCACGAGGATCAGCTGTTTCTTGATGGAAATGAG gtGTATGTTTGGATTTACGATCCCGTCCATTTCAAGACCTTCGCCATGGGGCTGATACTTG TCATCGCAGTGATCGCAGCAACGCTGTTCCCGCTGTGGCCGGCAGAAATGCGTGTAGGAGTTTACTATCTAAGTGTCGCAGCAGGCTGCTTTGTGGCCAGTATATTGCTACTTGCTGTTG CCCGCTgcatcctcttcctcatcatctGGCTGGTGACGGGCGGGCGGCACCACTTCTGGTTCCTCCCCAATCTGACGGCAGACGTCGGCTTCATCGACTCGTTCAGGCCGCTCTACACTCACGAGTACAAAGGACCACGAACCAGCAGCAAGAAGGGCTCGGACAAGACGGACGACAAGGACAGCGGCTCCTCCAGCAAGGCTCAGAAGTCGGACAGCGACGAGAAGTCAGACAGCGAGAAGAAGGACGGcgacgaggaggatgaggaagaagaggaggagagcaaagagGCGGCGCCAGAGGAGAGTAAAGAAGCAGAGGGGGAAGGGACGGATCGACACTCGGACACAGACAGCGACCGCCGGGAGGACGAAGGCTCGCAGCACAGCAACGGGAACGACTTCGAGATGATCACCAGGGAGGAGCTGGAGCAGCACacggaagaggaagaggaagaggaagaggaggaggaggaagacgaggacgaggagacgcaagaagagaggaaagaaggggGTGGGAGTGAGACTAAACCCCAGACTGCTGAAACATAA